A region of the Peredibacter starrii genome:
CCTGAAATTTTCTCAGCAAACTGAGCAAGGTCCATGATTTCTACGGAGCCAAGCAAAGAAAAGACTTTTTGATAATCTTCAGCATTCACAAAATTTCTTTCAATTGCAATTAACTCTGCACTTTCTGGAATACCTTTATTCGTAGAAACGATCTTATAACCTAGGAATGGTTTACGCGCAATTTCTTCTTGCACCATTGTTAAGGTTTCAGGAGATCCAATTAAGACGGTTTCTCGTAAACGTCGATCCTTGGAAAAGAACGTGAAAAAGAATTTTCTCCACCCATACATAAGTAGAATTGTGATCAAGCCAATAAGTACTAGATTCGTTTTAGGTGTTACCCCAACTTTTTCAATTGGGAAAAGATAGATGATAATGAATGAAGCAACGATTGAAAGAAATGTACTACGAAGAATCGAGATAGGGAGCCCGGCTGGATTATACGTTCTTAAAGTATACAGACCTTCAATGAAATATAGCAAAATCCAAATCGGAAAAATAAAGCTAAAGAGGTTATAGTGCTCTTGAAGGCCTTTATTTCTAACAGCGATAACAATTGTTAGAGATAAAAATAGGATTAAACTGTCTACGATAAGTAGAAGGATGGTTTTAGCTCTGTTGGACATATTTTTTACTCATTGTGCTGATAGCGTAAACAAAGAAGATCATACTGGCATTATTTGCATCAAAGGTAACTTCAAATTGACTTGAAACAACAAAGGCGACTCCCATAGGAACGATGAGTGCCCTATTTAGTCCTCCGGTCTTGAAAGCATGGATGGCCCAAGAAATTAGCCAACCTAGAAAGAAAAAGAGACCAATGAAACCAGTTCCAGAAGTAATTTCTAGAAAAAGATTGTGCGAGTGAGCATCATCGTAACTTTTGGCATCGAGATTATATTGATTTTTAATCCTTTTAAGCTGCGAGTGAAAGTTGGAGAGTCCCCAGCCTAAGACTGGTTTCTCTTGGATAGCGATGATTGCTGATTGCCATTGGCTTCTTCTAATAACATCTGAGGAGTTATTTTTATTAACCAGAAATCGTGACTCATATTTTCCGGAACCAAATAAATACATTCCACCTAGTCCTAAAACCCCTAAAACAGCTAGTCCACCTAAAGTAAGTCCAAGTTTTGGTTTATAGAAATAAAGTAGGAATGGAAGACCACATAAGAAACCTAGAAGAGCTCCTCTTGTATAAGTCAGATACATCCCCATAAAGCCAATAAGAAATGCCACTGCCCCTAATTTGAAGTTAAGCCAGTTTTTAGTTTTATCATGATGTAAAAGAGAACCTAAAAGCATCAGCAGCATCATGGCTGAACCGTAACCATACCTCATTGTTTCAGTTAAACTGCTGACTCGGGCTTCGCCAGATATAAAGAACTCCCACGCAGCATAAAGGCCAGCTACGATCATTGAAACTAGAAATGTACTGGTGAGAAAAGTTTTTATTTTATCGGTAGTTTCCTTTACCCAAACTCTTAAGACATAAATTCCACCTACTCCGAAAAGAAAATATTTGATACGACCAAAGTTCTTTCCAGGTTTGGGGACAACGTCAAAGTTTATAACAAGGCTGATAAAAGCCACAAATGCGAATGCGAGCAAGAACCATGCGCTTTTAGGTAATTTGTAATCATTATTTTTAATTGCCCAATATGAATAGTAACAAAGCGGAATAACAAATAGGACTTGATAGGCGGAGAGAATACTAACAGAAGTTAGAATTCCAGCGGCCAGGAAGAAGAATGAGGCAGAAGTTAATTTATTCATGTGAAAAAAGGTAGCAGAGACCACCGCGTCAGTCTAGAAATTTGGGGGATTGACCCATCTGGCCATTATAGGAGTTGTGTTAAGATTTAGCTTCATGAATAGATTACTTTTTTTGGTATTTCTTACTTCTTTATTCGGAGCCTGCAGTTCCGATCAAACGATCGTTCAAGGTTTTGCCGAGAAAGAGCTGAGTAGCGTGATCCAAAGGATTCGTGGATTAACACCCCAAGAAACTCTGAATAAACTCGGTAGTCCTGCGATACATGGAAAGTGCAAATCCTGTGGTGCTAAAAATCTCTACCGCATTATTTATTTGAATAGGGACATGAGAAGGTTTTATCTCGATCTTTCTTACAACACAGACATGGAAGTTGATTGTGTTGTTTTAGACTTTCTACCGAACCCTAAGTTAAAAAAATACGCTTTCTCGAAATACTCCATTCATAAAAACTGCAATCAAAGAGATGGAGAAATTATGAAGTTACAACAAATTCTAGATAATCCTCAATGATGAAGTTCCTTCACCTCGTTTTGGTTCGGATTCATAAGCTTGCGCTGAAAATAGGTTGTCTCGACAATCCCTTCTTCCAACCAGTTAAACTCATCTTTTTCAATTCTTTGAGCTAGCTTATATTTTTCGTTATCTGAGTTATGCCAGAGTTCACGGAAAAGAATTTCAATTTTTCTACGTGAATTTTCACAGAATACATCGGCGAGGTCTTGAGCATCTTTGCCTAATTTATCAGCTTTAGATTGAGTCGCAGCCATTACATAAAGTTCAGTGGCGATATCGACCACTCGAAATAGGAACATCTGCCGATTTTGAAGACCAGGTCCATAGAACAGCATTCCATGAAAAATTTGTCTGGCTAATTTCTTGGTCGATCGCTTGATGAAACTTAAGTTAGAGCCTCCAAATGGCCATACCATCCAGAGAGTTGGATACCAAAGTGCATAGAAGATAAATATCTTAGGAAGGGCCAGAATCTTTTGGATCATTCTCTTATTCTTGTCCAAGAGTACTCCGCTCACTTTCAGATGTGTGTCTACCGCTTCTCGAGCAATGAAGAGATGCATAATTTCAGTTGTGCCTTCGAAGATACGATTGATGCGAAAATCTCTCATCATCCTCTCTACTGGAATGTCTGCTTCGCCTCTGGCGCGGAGTGAATCTGAGGTCTCATATCCGCGTCCCCCCCGCATTTGAAGAAGGTCATCAACATTTTCCCAACCTGTTTCTGAACAAAAGAGTTTCGAGACAGCTGCTTCGAGACGAATATCATGATGGTTATCATATAAGGCAGTCGCGAGATCCGAGATTGCACCCATTGCGAATGTAGAAGAGGCGAGATCCGCGATCTTTTGAGCGATGGCTTCGTGTTTATAGATTGGTTTTCCCCATTGCTCCCGCTCGCGGCACCACAGGCGTGCAATCTCGAGCATCTTTTTTGAACTTGCTGCAACAGCCGCAGGAAGTGAGAGTCGTCCAGTATTAAGAGTAATGAGTGCGAGCTTAAGCCCTTTTCCTCGTTCCCATAGAAGATTTTCTTTGGGGATTTTGACATTATCAAAACTTAAAACTCCATTCTCTAGCGCTTTGAGTCCCATGAAGTGGCAGCGATGTTCAACCTTTACTCCTTCCCATTTCATCTCGACAATAAAAGCGCTGATGAGATCATCCTCTACGTGCCGGGCCATGACGATGATCACATCAGCTATCGTACCATTCGTACACCATAGCTTGTGGCCATTGAGTACGTAATGATCGGATTCTGTCGTCACTGTCGTTTCAAGATTCGCGGGATCAGAACCAACATCGGGTTCGGTCAGAGCAAAGGCCGATATTTCTCCTTGAGCAATTCGAGTGAGATATTTTTTCTTCTGCTCTTCATTTCCGAACATGATGAGTGGTTGAGGAACGCCAATCGATTGATGAGCTGAGAGTAGAGCAACGATGTTGGCATCTTTGGTTGCCGTTAGTTTTAAAATTTCATTGTACTCAGATTGAGTAAAACCATGCCCGCCGTATTCCTTACCAATTTTAAGAGCGAAACATTTCATTTCCTTCAAGCGATCGATAATCTGTTTCGGTATTTTTCCTTCACGATCGATGAGATCAGAATCAACTTCGTCTTGAAGAAACTGTTTATAACGAGCAAGAAAATCCAAGAAGTTTTCGTCTTTTAATACATTCTGTTCAGGGAATGGGTGAATAAGATCATAGGTAAACTTCCCCATGAACATATCTTTTAAGAAACTGGTTTTCTCCCATTCATCTCGACTTGACTCAGCTACCTGTAATGATTTTTCGAAGGTTTTCATAGGCAAAGTATGAAAGCCATACCTTCAGAGAGCAATTTAAGAAATTCTGTAGATGTAATGAGTAATATTTTTTAGCTGCAAGCTACCAATCAACAAAAACAAATATTTGTGTATCCAAAACTTGGCGTGAAATTTTCATCCAATGAAAAAAGGAGGGAAGGGAAAGTTCATGTTAAGCGCTCATCCAGTTCCATGTTAACGCGGACCCCTTGGTGTGACAGCACCAGGGGCTGTGGCAAAAGTCACAGTCTCACCCTTCCTGTTTTTTATTCTACGACATGTATTTCTCGAATGAAATGTCCAAAAGGTGCCAGGTTGCTTTCTCTGGAGGAAGTAAAAAATTCTCTCGGAGTCAGTTCTTATTTTTTAGACATACTTGTGTCTCTCAACAAAAACAAAAACTTGTGACTTTGAAACTTGGCCTGAATTTTTCATTAAAGGCAGAAGGAGGGAAGGGAAAGCTCATGTACCCCGCTGATTCAGTTCAATGCTACACGTTCCCCTTGGTGTTCCAGCACCTAGGGCCCCTGACAAACGCCACGGGTCTTACCCTTCCTTTTTACATTTTAACTTATTCTCTGAATGGAGCCTATGTCCAAAAGGTGCCAGGTTGCTTTCTCTGGAGGAAGTAAAAAGTTCTCTCAGAGGCAGTTCTTATTTTTAGACAGTAGTTGTGTCTCCAACA
Encoded here:
- a CDS encoding acyl-CoA dehydrogenase family protein, giving the protein MKTFEKSLQVAESSRDEWEKTSFLKDMFMGKFTYDLIHPFPEQNVLKDENFLDFLARYKQFLQDEVDSDLIDREGKIPKQIIDRLKEMKCFALKIGKEYGGHGFTQSEYNEILKLTATKDANIVALLSAHQSIGVPQPLIMFGNEEQKKKYLTRIAQGEISAFALTEPDVGSDPANLETTVTTESDHYVLNGHKLWCTNGTIADVIIVMARHVEDDLISAFIVEMKWEGVKVEHRCHFMGLKALENGVLSFDNVKIPKENLLWERGKGLKLALITLNTGRLSLPAAVAASSKKMLEIARLWCREREQWGKPIYKHEAIAQKIADLASSTFAMGAISDLATALYDNHHDIRLEAAVSKLFCSETGWENVDDLLQMRGGRGYETSDSLRARGEADIPVERMMRDFRINRIFEGTTEIMHLFIAREAVDTHLKVSGVLLDKNKRMIQKILALPKIFIFYALWYPTLWMVWPFGGSNLSFIKRSTKKLARQIFHGMLFYGPGLQNRQMFLFRVVDIATELYVMAATQSKADKLGKDAQDLADVFCENSRRKIEILFRELWHNSDNEKYKLAQRIEKDEFNWLEEGIVETTYFQRKLMNPNQNEVKELHH
- a CDS encoding O-antigen ligase family protein, whose product is MNKLTSASFFFLAAGILTSVSILSAYQVLFVIPLCYYSYWAIKNNDYKLPKSAWFLLAFAFVAFISLVINFDVVPKPGKNFGRIKYFLFGVGGIYVLRVWVKETTDKIKTFLTSTFLVSMIVAGLYAAWEFFISGEARVSSLTETMRYGYGSAMMLLMLLGSLLHHDKTKNWLNFKLGAVAFLIGFMGMYLTYTRGALLGFLCGLPFLLYFYKPKLGLTLGGLAVLGVLGLGGMYLFGSGKYESRFLVNKNNSSDVIRRSQWQSAIIAIQEKPVLGWGLSNFHSQLKRIKNQYNLDAKSYDDAHSHNLFLEITSGTGFIGLFFFLGWLISWAIHAFKTGGLNRALIVPMGVAFVVSSQFEVTFDANNASMIFFVYAISTMSKKYVQQS